One stretch of Akkermansia sp. RCC_12PD DNA includes these proteins:
- a CDS encoding Gfo/Idh/MocA family oxidoreductase — translation MSIFSSRREFLKSLGLAAGAAAVGNGFTVQALDIPSEECLWSTGAPASSRPSGSVYMGGFRAPALDRVRIAFIGVGGRGFSHLAQMCVMDGVEITGVCDLKRDLTERGVDRVRKKTGKKPAGYSGGEMEYLTMLRELKPDAVIISTDWSSHARIACDSMRNGAHAFVEVPMAVSLEELWKIVDTSEATQKHCMMMENVNYGRDELMFLNMVRQGMIGDLLHGEASYIHCLVTQLGDTRGEGAWRPEYHTRINGNLYPTHGLGPVAQYMSLARKDDNFSRLAAFASPALGRTAYAKKHLPPDHRWNRTPFVCGDMNTAIVKTNLGRTIVVQLDETSPRPYSRSNLIQGTGGTLAGFPTRVAGEKLGNGNYHEWIQGKDGLKAVYEKYDHPLWKRIGDLAMKMGGHGGMDFVMLYRMVECLRRGEPMDQNVYEGAYWSSLLPLTAHSIAQGGVPVEFPDFTRGGWKTTAPLAVIS, via the coding sequence ATGTCTATTTTTTCATCTCGCAGAGAATTTCTCAAATCCCTGGGGCTGGCCGCCGGAGCGGCTGCGGTCGGGAACGGTTTCACGGTACAGGCCCTGGATATTCCCTCGGAAGAGTGTCTTTGGAGCACTGGTGCTCCGGCGTCTTCCCGCCCCTCCGGTTCCGTGTACATGGGCGGGTTCCGGGCTCCCGCTCTGGACCGGGTCAGGATAGCTTTCATCGGCGTGGGTGGCCGCGGTTTCTCCCACCTGGCTCAGATGTGCGTGATGGACGGCGTGGAGATTACCGGCGTGTGCGACTTGAAGCGGGATCTGACGGAACGCGGAGTGGACAGGGTACGGAAAAAAACGGGGAAAAAGCCTGCGGGATATTCCGGCGGTGAAATGGAGTATCTCACCATGCTCCGCGAGCTGAAGCCGGATGCGGTCATCATCAGCACGGATTGGAGTTCTCATGCCCGCATCGCATGCGATAGCATGCGGAACGGAGCGCACGCCTTTGTGGAAGTGCCCATGGCCGTTTCCCTGGAAGAGCTCTGGAAGATCGTGGATACCAGTGAGGCAACGCAAAAACACTGCATGATGATGGAAAACGTCAATTACGGGCGCGACGAGCTCATGTTCCTCAACATGGTCCGGCAGGGAATGATTGGGGATCTGCTCCACGGTGAAGCCTCCTATATCCATTGCCTGGTGACGCAGTTGGGAGATACCCGCGGGGAGGGAGCCTGGCGGCCCGAGTACCATACCAGAATCAACGGCAACCTGTATCCCACGCATGGCCTGGGACCGGTGGCCCAATACATGAGCCTGGCGCGCAAGGACGACAATTTCAGCCGTCTGGCGGCGTTTGCCTCCCCGGCTCTGGGGCGTACGGCCTACGCCAAAAAGCATCTTCCTCCCGACCACCGCTGGAACCGCACGCCCTTTGTGTGCGGAGACATGAATACGGCGATTGTGAAAACGAATCTGGGACGGACCATCGTCGTTCAACTGGACGAAACGTCTCCCCGCCCCTATTCGCGTTCCAATCTGATTCAGGGAACTGGCGGCACCCTGGCGGGTTTTCCCACCCGCGTAGCCGGGGAGAAGCTGGGCAACGGCAATTATCACGAATGGATTCAGGGGAAGGACGGGCTGAAAGCTGTTTATGAGAAATATGACCATCCTCTCTGGAAGCGCATAGGAGATCTGGCCATGAAGATGGGCGGCCACGGGGGCATGGACTTCGTGATGCTGTACCGCATGGTGGAATGTCTGCGCCGCGGAGAGCCGATGGATCAGAACGTTTATGAAGGAGCCTACTGGTCCTCCCTGCTGCCCTTGACGGCGCACTCCATCGCGCAGGGCGGCGTTCCCGTGGAGTTTCCGGATTTCACCCGCGGCGGCTGGAAGACCACGGCTCCTCTGGCGGTTATTTCCTGA
- a CDS encoding folylpolyglutamate synthase/dihydrofolate synthase family protein: protein MNVSAALDWLFSTQFFGIKLGLENTRKLLQVAGADHPDAIVVHVAGTNGKGSTCAMIEALARAKGYKTGLFTSPHLVEFAERIRVNGEMIPRDALTAEILFLKNLVEGWEQSPTFFELALAVALRHFIRNSADFIILETGLGGRLDATNALRKDIAVLAPIGLDHQQYLGNTLAEIAGEKAAIIASGKPVVTAVQEPEAIAVIERTARERLSPLTVARADSDTPRPSLPGTHQLENAALALETMKQLNALPESTLADKALKSVQWPGRFERIGTPPLVLDGAHNEHAARVLAATWNEEFPGQKAALVFAAAADKHIRDMIPVFREIAGEWHLVPCSSPRIMPAEDMGALLKNLVSEPVFIHSSLSEGLRKAADSSLPALAAGSLFLLGDLKALLRRTEKRSTSQ, encoded by the coding sequence ATGAACGTATCCGCCGCTCTTGACTGGCTGTTTTCCACCCAATTCTTCGGAATCAAGCTGGGACTTGAAAACACCCGGAAACTGCTGCAGGTGGCAGGTGCAGACCACCCGGACGCCATCGTCGTCCACGTGGCCGGCACCAACGGCAAGGGTTCCACCTGCGCCATGATTGAAGCGCTGGCGCGTGCAAAAGGCTATAAAACCGGCCTGTTCACTTCTCCCCATCTGGTGGAGTTTGCCGAACGCATCCGCGTGAACGGGGAAATGATTCCCCGGGACGCCCTGACGGCAGAAATCCTCTTTCTGAAAAACCTTGTGGAAGGATGGGAACAGTCCCCCACCTTCTTTGAACTGGCCCTGGCCGTCGCCCTGCGCCACTTCATCAGGAACAGTGCAGATTTCATCATTCTGGAAACGGGGCTGGGCGGCAGGCTGGACGCCACGAATGCCCTGCGCAAGGACATCGCGGTGCTGGCTCCCATCGGGCTGGACCACCAGCAGTATCTGGGAAACACTCTTGCGGAAATTGCCGGAGAAAAGGCGGCGATCATTGCTTCCGGCAAGCCCGTCGTCACCGCTGTTCAGGAACCGGAAGCCATAGCCGTCATCGAACGGACGGCACGGGAACGGCTCTCCCCGCTTACCGTTGCGCGAGCGGACAGCGACACTCCCCGGCCCTCTCTTCCCGGAACGCATCAGCTTGAAAATGCTGCACTTGCGCTTGAAACAATGAAACAGCTCAATGCCCTCCCGGAAAGTACCCTGGCAGATAAAGCCCTGAAATCCGTGCAGTGGCCCGGCAGGTTCGAGCGCATCGGCACGCCGCCCCTGGTACTGGACGGAGCGCACAATGAACACGCCGCCCGCGTTCTGGCCGCCACATGGAACGAAGAATTTCCCGGACAAAAGGCGGCTCTGGTCTTTGCCGCAGCCGCGGACAAGCACATTCGGGACATGATTCCCGTTTTCCGGGAAATTGCGGGAGAATGGCACCTGGTGCCCTGTTCATCCCCACGCATCATGCCTGCGGAAGACATGGGCGCCCTGCTGAAAAACCTCGTATCCGAACCTGTTTTTATTCATTCTTCCCTCTCCGAAGGGCTCCGCAAGGCGGCGGACTCCTCCCTGCCCGCCCTGGCCGCCGGTTCCCTCTTCCTGCTCGGAGACCTGAAAGCCCTGCTCCGCCGCACGGAAAAGCGCAGTACCTCCCAGTAA
- a CDS encoding U32 family peptidase, with product MAVIPEDDTTLSSLRPGDVRPELLAPAGDMDCARAAVANGADAIYFGLDRFNARLRANNFTLASLPELMRFLHVHGVKGYVTMNTLIFTSELADALAYLGHLNAAGVDGVIVQDIGLARCLTEWRRQDPAMKLELHASTQMTLTSTEGLEFASGFLDLKQAVLARELSLKEIEQCVRHTDIPLEVFVHGALCVAYSGQCLTSESLGQRSANRGECAQACRLPYTLVVDGKPVPLGERHYLLSPNDLCALDRIPELVRMGVRSYKIEGRLKSPEYVAAATAAYRKALDAACAGIPVKEMVTAHDRYALQMVFSRGFSTGWLDGTDHPRLTHGRHGKKRGAYAGVIVDSGRGWLDLSPEGDVPLAPGDGFVIDAGEDRNEEQGGRIWKVQRNRLFFHGKASSIDWSRVKPGQKLWKTDDPALNAKLKKMRDHLPEAAVPLHLACAGSAGEPLTVSCPEYGCSVQSVQPLQTAEKRPLTSEVLEQQLGRLGGTGFRLASCKCRLPEGLMLPLSILNQTRRALVEQVQAARQKKEAASRRLPAPFLLPEFPPPAAAQALPPHLSVLCRRPEQIPAALDAGADAVYLDFEDLRDYAAGVQAARRHGKSVPVFLATPRIQKTSEAGYFKLMERAEADGVLIRNLGAAQYFRHSPLRRIGDFSLNVANPCSAAILKEQGNLEFLTISYDLNAGQVADLLRAAPPEWFELTLHQHMPMFHMEHCVFCTFLSDGANYKNCGRPCERYHVQLRDRVGQLHPLLADAGCRNTLFNGRAQTGAGFFRDFRRQGLFRFRVELLDDSPEKTRLLVSRYRGLLDGACTAARLIRELDVAEQLGTTEGTLRPE from the coding sequence ATGGCCGTGATTCCCGAAGACGACACCACCCTTTCCTCCCTGCGCCCCGGCGACGTGCGCCCCGAACTGCTGGCCCCCGCCGGAGACATGGACTGCGCCCGTGCCGCCGTCGCCAATGGCGCGGATGCCATTTACTTCGGCCTGGACCGCTTCAACGCCCGCCTGCGCGCCAACAACTTCACGCTGGCTTCCCTGCCGGAGCTGATGCGTTTTCTCCATGTACACGGCGTGAAGGGATACGTGACGATGAACACGCTCATCTTCACCTCCGAACTGGCGGACGCCCTCGCCTACCTGGGCCATTTGAACGCCGCCGGGGTGGACGGCGTGATCGTGCAGGACATCGGGCTTGCGCGCTGCCTGACGGAATGGAGAAGGCAGGACCCCGCCATGAAGCTGGAATTGCACGCCTCCACCCAAATGACGCTTACCTCCACGGAAGGCCTGGAATTCGCCTCCGGTTTCCTGGACCTGAAACAGGCCGTGCTGGCGCGGGAACTGAGCCTGAAGGAAATAGAACAATGCGTGCGGCACACCGATATTCCTCTGGAGGTGTTTGTGCACGGAGCGCTCTGCGTGGCTTATTCCGGCCAGTGCCTCACGTCGGAAAGTCTGGGCCAGCGCAGCGCCAACCGGGGGGAATGCGCGCAGGCCTGCCGGCTGCCCTACACTCTGGTCGTGGACGGCAAACCCGTTCCTCTTGGTGAAAGGCACTACCTACTCAGCCCGAATGATTTGTGCGCCCTGGACCGCATTCCGGAGCTGGTCCGCATGGGGGTGAGAAGCTACAAGATCGAGGGACGGCTGAAAAGCCCGGAATACGTGGCGGCGGCAACGGCCGCCTACAGGAAGGCCCTGGACGCCGCCTGCGCGGGAATACCCGTGAAGGAAATGGTGACCGCACATGACCGCTATGCACTGCAAATGGTATTTTCACGCGGTTTCTCCACCGGCTGGCTGGACGGCACGGACCACCCGCGGCTGACTCACGGCCGCCACGGCAAGAAGCGCGGCGCCTATGCAGGCGTCATTGTGGACAGCGGCCGGGGCTGGCTGGACCTCAGCCCGGAAGGGGACGTTCCACTCGCGCCCGGCGACGGCTTCGTCATTGACGCCGGGGAGGACCGCAATGAAGAACAGGGCGGCCGCATCTGGAAGGTGCAGAGAAACCGCCTTTTCTTTCACGGAAAGGCCTCCTCCATTGACTGGAGCAGGGTCAAACCGGGGCAAAAGCTCTGGAAAACGGATGATCCGGCCTTGAATGCGAAGCTGAAGAAAATGCGGGACCACCTGCCGGAGGCTGCCGTTCCCCTCCATCTGGCATGCGCCGGATCCGCCGGGGAACCCCTGACGGTTTCCTGCCCGGAATACGGGTGTTCTGTGCAATCCGTCCAGCCGCTGCAAACGGCGGAAAAGCGTCCTTTGACCTCTGAAGTGCTGGAACAGCAGCTCGGCAGGCTGGGAGGAACAGGGTTCCGCCTGGCCTCCTGCAAATGCCGCCTGCCGGAAGGGCTGATGCTCCCGCTCAGCATCCTCAATCAAACGCGGCGGGCCCTGGTGGAACAAGTTCAAGCGGCCCGGCAGAAGAAGGAAGCCGCCTCCCGACGCCTTCCGGCTCCTTTCCTCCTTCCTGAGTTCCCTCCGCCAGCCGCCGCTCAGGCCCTGCCGCCGCATTTATCCGTGCTGTGCCGCAGACCGGAGCAGATACCCGCCGCGCTGGACGCCGGGGCGGACGCCGTCTATCTGGACTTTGAAGACCTCCGGGATTACGCGGCGGGAGTGCAGGCCGCCCGGCGGCACGGAAAAAGCGTTCCCGTCTTCCTGGCGACTCCCCGCATCCAAAAGACCTCGGAAGCCGGGTACTTCAAGCTCATGGAACGTGCGGAGGCTGACGGCGTGCTGATCCGCAACCTGGGCGCGGCCCAGTACTTCCGCCATTCCCCCCTGCGCCGCATCGGAGACTTCTCCCTGAACGTGGCCAATCCTTGCAGCGCGGCCATCCTGAAGGAACAGGGTAATCTGGAATTCCTCACCATTTCCTATGACCTGAACGCCGGGCAGGTGGCGGATCTGCTCCGCGCCGCGCCGCCGGAATGGTTTGAACTGACGCTGCACCAGCACATGCCCATGTTCCATATGGAGCACTGCGTGTTCTGCACCTTCCTTTCGGACGGCGCCAATTATAAAAACTGCGGCCGTCCCTGCGAACGGTATCATGTGCAGCTGCGGGACCGCGTGGGCCAGCTTCATCCCCTGCTGGCGGACGCCGGGTGCCGGAATACCCTGTTCAACGGACGCGCCCAGACGGGAGCCGGCTTTTTCCGGGACTTCCGCCGCCAGGGCCTTTTCCGCTTCCGCGTGGAACTGCTGGATGATTCGCCGGAGAAAACGCGCCTGCTGGTGTCCCGCTACCGGGGGCTTCTGGACGGCGCCTGCACGGCTGCACGGCTCATCCGGGAACTGGACGTCGCGGAACAGCTCGGAACTACAGAAGGAACGCTCCGGCCCGAATAA